DNA from Amycolatopsis sp. DSM 110486:
CGCTCGTCATCCTCGTCCCCGTCGTCGCCATCACGCTCGCCGACACCGGCTCCCTGGGCGACGTCGACCTCACCGCCCTGGTCGTGAGCCGGAGCGGCTCGACGCTCGGCACCGTCATCAGCCTCTGCATCGCCGCCGCGATCGTGAACGCGGTGATCGTGATGGTCATCCAGAACTCGCGCGTGCTCTACGCGTCGGGCCGCGACCGCGCCTGGCCGGACCCGGTGAACCGTGCCCTGAGCGTGGTCAGCTCCCGCTTCGGCTCGCCGTGGGTCGCGACGCTCGTGGTGGGCCTGTCGGAGGCTGTGCTGTGTTTCGTCCCGGTCGAGACGCTGAGCGGCGTCACGGGTGTCGCCGTGGTCGCGCTCTACCTGGCCATCGCGATCACCGTGCTCGGCGCCCGCCGCGCTGCCCACCGCGGCCCGCACGTCTGGCGGATGCCGGGCTGGCCCGTGATCCCGGTGGTCGTGGTGCTGGCACTGGGGTACGTGCTCGTCGAGCAGACCGCGCTGGACCTGGGCATCACGGCCGCTGTGCTCGTGGTGTCGGGCGTGTACTGGCTTTGCTACCTGCGTCGGCGTTCCGGCCGGTGGCTGGTGACGGTTCCCGGCCACTGACCCGTCAGGTGATCGGGAAGTTCCGGTTGAAGACGCCGTCCGGGTCCCATTCCGCCTTGAGCGCGCGCAGTTTCGTGAGCACCGGCTCGGGGAACGCGTCGAGGAGGCGTTCGGGGCGGGTGTCCGTCTCGAAGCTCAGGTACATGCCGTCCAAGTGCGCGCGGAAGCCGTCCCAGTGGCGGTCCATCCTCTCGCGCAACGCGGGGGCGGTAGTAGCCAGCACGGAGAAGTTCTGCGTGCGGTGCGAGTAGGCCATGGCGTCGGCCGGCTGGTCGTTCACCGCGCCGCCGGCGGAGCGGAACTGGACCATGAGGATGTCACCCGAAGCCAGGAGATCGGCGGCGGCGTTCGCGACCGGCGAGGTCACGTGCGTGAGCAGACCGCTGCGGGTGTCGGACAGGCCTTGGCCGTGGTGCGGACTGTGGTGGGCCACCATGATCGCCGCGTACGGCACGAGTTGCGCCTGCTGTGCGAGCACCGGGCCGACGTCGAGGAAACGGCTGAAGACCTCCTGTGCGGCTTCGACGTCGTCGTTGGAGTAGATCAGGGTGATCTGCGCGGTGGGCGCGCCTCGGCGGCGCCCGGGCAGCAGAGCCAGGAAGCTGCTCAGCTCGCGCGGCGCGTTCTCGACGGTCGTGGCCCAGGCTTCCAGCAGGCCCGCGGTGTCGGTCGCGTCCACGGTGAGGTTGGCGAACGCGACATTGTCCACTTCGTACGCTTCGAGCTCGAACGCCGTGACCACACCGAAGTTGCCGCCCGCGCCGCGGAGGGCCCAGAACAGGTCCGGGTAGTGGGCGGCATCCACGCGCAGCACCCGACCGTCGGCGACCACCAGCTCGGCCGCGACGACGTGGTCGATGGTGAGCCCGTACTTCCGCGCCAGGTACCCGAGACCGCCGGCGGTGGCGAGGCCGCCGACCCCGACGTCGCCGTAGTCACCGGAGCTCATCGCGAGGCCTTCACGCGCCAGCACCTGCGCGACGTCGCCCCACCGCGCGCCCGGCTCGAGGCGCACCAAGCGTTTCGCGCGATCCAGGACCTCGACGGCGTTCATGCGGCCCAGGTCGAGCACGATCCCGCGGTCGAGCGTCGACCGACCACTGATGCCGTGGCCACCGCTGCGCACGGCCAACGTCAGGTTTTGCCTACGCGCGAAGGCCAGTGTGTCCACCACGTCCTGTGTGGACCGAGCGCGGACCACCAGGCTCGGCGACCCCGTGCGCACATACGTGTGCCGCACCTGCTCGTACGCGGAATCCCCCGGCTCTACAGCCTTGCCCGCCAACGATGACGGCATCGCGTCGTAGTCCACCCCGTGGTGCCGCTGAGCCAACGCAGCCGCCGAGCGCACCCCACTGCGTTCCTTCTCCACGGCCTCCCGCACCGCCGGCACGACCTCCTCGCCGAGGATCCGCATCACGCGCGGATCGTCACCCCCGAAGAGGAAGCCGGTGATGCCGACGTCGAGGATCAGCGGCAGCAGCTCGTCGACCCACTGTTCGGGCGGCCCCTGCAGAAACCCTTGCCGTGTGGGCGAGAAGCCGACGTTCATCACGTTCAGCAGCCGCCGCACCGCCGCCGGGTCGCGCCCGGCTTCGGC
Protein-coding regions in this window:
- a CDS encoding LLM class flavin-dependent oxidoreductase, whose protein sequence is MHDLLFGTFLTPDAHHPEHVVDLAIETERAGLDLVTVQDHPYNAGHLDTQTLLTWLAARTTKLRVAANVTNLPLRPPQVLAKAAASLDLLSGGRFELGLGAGAFADAAFRMTGQRRSTGESIEALTEAIDVMRGIWDTGASGPLRHDGKHYQVPGLKRGPRPAHDIGIWLGAYQPRMLALTGRAADGWLPTYEYLRNPGLTEAIKRIDHAAAEAGRDPAAVRRLLNVMNVGFSPTRQGFLQGPPEQWVDELLPLILDVGITGFLFGGDDPRVMRILGEEVVPAVREAVEKERSGVRSAAALAQRHHGVDYDAMPSSLAGKAVEPGDSAYEQVRHTYVRTGSPSLVVRARSTQDVVDTLAFARRQNLTLAVRSGGHGISGRSTLDRGIVLDLGRMNAVEVLDRAKRLVRLEPGARWGDVAQVLAREGLAMSSGDYGDVGVGGLATAGGLGYLARKYGLTIDHVVAAELVVADGRVLRVDAAHYPDLFWALRGAGGNFGVVTAFELEAYEVDNVAFANLTVDATDTAGLLEAWATTVENAPRELSSFLALLPGRRRGAPTAQITLIYSNDDVEAAQEVFSRFLDVGPVLAQQAQLVPYAAIMVAHHSPHHGQGLSDTRSGLLTHVTSPVANAAADLLASGDILMVQFRSAGGAVNDQPADAMAYSHRTQNFSVLATTAPALRERMDRHWDGFRAHLDGMYLSFETDTRPERLLDAFPEPVLTKLRALKAEWDPDGVFNRNFPIT
- a CDS encoding amino acid permease, producing the protein MPPDPALAESTTTADYLAPIVHLDPSPAGAAVMLASTVMGLANLRSNAWITGVFLAIELIAVVVVSVLGFAHADRSPAVLWTLGISALVILVPVVAITLADTGSLGDVDLTALVVSRSGSTLGTVISLCIAAAIVNAVIVMVIQNSRVLYASGRDRAWPDPVNRALSVVSSRFGSPWVATLVVGLSEAVLCFVPVETLSGVTGVAVVALYLAIAITVLGARRAAHRGPHVWRMPGWPVIPVVVVLALGYVLVEQTALDLGITAAVLVVSGVYWLCYLRRRSGRWLVTVPGH